Proteins found in one Crassostrea angulata isolate pt1a10 chromosome 3, ASM2561291v2, whole genome shotgun sequence genomic segment:
- the LOC128178669 gene encoding probable ATP-dependent RNA helicase DDX49: MASGSSSSKQKPSSGEHFEKLGLNEWLWTQCHNMGLRQPTPIQVNCIPPILEGKDCIGCAKTGSGKTAAFALPILQKLSEDPFGIFALVLTPTRELAFQIAEQFNVLGKPINVRVTVITGGLDMMQQGIDLQVKPHIVISTPGRLADHLQSCDTFSLRKIKFLVLDEADRLIEDDFGEQLETIFKVLPKKRQTLLFSATMTKHLKDLQDVAMNKPFFWQQKSEVATVEGLKQYYVLMPADIKDAYLMQILDKYTEINKKSSIMIFTNTCKYTQILGMVCTQLGLPCVVLHSMIRQKERLAALAKFKSNQINILIATDVASRGLDIPTVDLIINHNVPNKPKDYVHRVGRTARAGRCGTAITLVTQFDVRLVHAIEEFVNSKMEEYDTKEKDVMKILVEVATAKREAEIRLDERDFGVQKEINKRKKLLMEGKDPDEEARKKQKYVREKNQEKKNKRTQKPKSKT; the protein is encoded by the exons ATGGCAAGTGGATCATCATCAAGTAAACAGAAACCGAGTTCTGGAGAACATTTTGAGAAACTAGGACTGAACGAATGGCTATGGACACAGTGTCATAATATGGGCCTTCGTCAGCCCACTCCTATTCAAGTCAATTGTATCCCGCCAATTTTAGAAG gaAAAGACTGCATCGGATGTGCTAAGACAGGGAGTGGTAAGACTGCAGCGTTTGCCTTGCCCATTCTGCAGAAACTCTCGGAGGACCCCTTTGGCATATTTGCTCTGGTTCTAACTCCTACAAG agAACTGGCCTTTCAGATTGCAGAGCAGTTTAATGTTCTTGGTAAACCAATAAATGTGAGAGTCACTGTAATTACAGGGGGATTAG ATATGATGCAGCAGGGCATTGATCTTCAAGTAAAACCCCACATTGTAATCTCAACCCCTGGACGACTCGCTGATCATTTGCAGAGTTGCGATACGTTCAGCTTACGTAAAATCAAGTTTCTT GTTTTGGATGAAGCGGATCGTCTGATCGAGGATGACTTTGGTGAGCAGCTGGAGACCATATTTAAGGTCCTCCCTAAGAAACGACAGACGCTGCTGTTCAGTGCTACAATGACAAAGCACCTAAAGGATTTACAAGATGTTGCCATGAATAAACCTTTCTTCTGGCAGCAAAAGTCTGA GGTTGCAACTGTTGAGGGATTAAAGCAGTATTATGTTCTGATGCCAGCGGATATAAAGGATGCATACCTTATGCAGATTCTAGACAAATATacagaaataaacaagaaaagttCTATAATGATCTTCACCAATACATGCAA GTACACACAGATCTTAGGGATGGTTTGCACACAGCTAGGACTCCCATGTGTTGTGCTACACTCCATGATTCGTCAGAAGGAGAGGTTAGCAGCTTTAGCCAAATTTAAATCCAACCAAATCAACATCCTGATAGCAACTGACGTAGCCAGCAG AGGTTTGGACATTCCCACAGTAGACTTAATTATCAACCACAATGTTCCCAACAAACCCAAGGACTACGTGCACAGAGTGGGACGAACAGCCAGAGCTG gtCGCTGTGGAACTGCTATAACTTTGGTTACTCAGTTTGATGTTCGCCTCGTACATGCCATTGAGGAGTTTGTTA ATTCCAAGATGGAAGAATATGACACAAAAGAAAAAGATGTAATGAAAATACTGGTTGAAGTAGCAACTGCTAAAAGAGAGGCAGAAATT agACTTGATGAACGTGACTTCGGAGTCCAGAAAGAGATCAACAAAAGGAAGAAATTGTTGATGGAAGGAAAG GACCCCGACGAGGAAGCCAGAAAGAAACAGAAATATGTCAGAGAGAAAAACcaggaaaagaaaaacaaaaggacACAAAAACCCAAATCTAAAACCTGA